A window from Frischella perrara encodes these proteins:
- a CDS encoding glycosyltransferase, translated as MVLLSVIIPVYNAGNFLSDCFNSLLEQSIKSRKIEIIIINDGSLDNSEQIIEQFRVDLSKDYLVKIYSQNNQGIAKTRNKGLDLASGEYIAFLDSDDMLSTEYFEKILNIIEKNNSIDLIEINAYKFQNINDKKLFQCHFHGSGEILLTNNAKKSSLEALKWFAWSKVIKKAYYIDNYFPEVKSYEDQLLYPLIFIKCKKIWAIQEPLYYYRQNQSSLTHNIKLSHLEDFYGVFKQQLSDLDASNELLILNSFYNLFVYRYLLFEFYPPHQAYASFKEAKRCFFRYINKNKMLFLIKKYKIRKKVILLFFFPYISVIYKYLFFILKNLTR; from the coding sequence ATGGTATTATTATCAGTTATTATTCCTGTTTATAATGCAGGAAATTTTCTTTCTGATTGTTTTAATTCTCTGCTAGAACAATCTATAAAATCGCGAAAAATCGAAATTATCATAATTAATGATGGTTCTTTAGATAATAGTGAGCAAATTATTGAACAATTTCGAGTTGATCTGAGTAAAGATTATTTGGTTAAAATTTATTCACAAAACAATCAAGGGATTGCGAAAACAAGAAATAAAGGACTTGATTTGGCATCTGGGGAATATATAGCTTTTTTAGATTCTGATGATATGTTATCAACAGAATATTTTGAAAAAATATTAAATATTATTGAGAAAAATAATTCCATAGATTTAATAGAAATAAATGCTTATAAATTTCAAAATATTAACGATAAAAAATTATTTCAGTGTCATTTTCATGGTTCTGGCGAAATTTTACTTACAAATAACGCCAAAAAATCATCATTAGAAGCGCTTAAGTGGTTTGCATGGTCAAAAGTAATAAAAAAAGCTTATTATATTGATAATTATTTTCCTGAAGTAAAATCCTATGAAGATCAACTATTATATCCCTTAATATTTATCAAATGTAAAAAAATTTGGGCGATACAAGAGCCTTTATATTATTATCGACAAAATCAAAGTAGTTTAACACATAATATAAAACTGTCTCATTTAGAAGACTTTTATGGTGTATTTAAACAACAATTATCTGATTTGGATGCATCAAATGAATTACTTATTTTAAATTCATTTTATAACTTGTTTGTTTATCGTTATTTATTATTTGAATTTTATCCTCCTCATCAAGCCTATGCTTCCTTTAAAGAAGCAAAGAGATGTTTTTTTAGATATATTAACAAAAATAAAATGTTATTTCTTATTAAGAAATATAAAATTAGAAAAAAAGTTATTCTATTGTTTTTTTTCCCTTATATATCAGTAATATATAAATATCTTTTTTTTATTCTAAAAAATTTGACAAGATAG
- a CDS encoding glycosyltransferase family 4 protein: MKKIIFIVNSLKHRAGIERVVSLLANELSHYYEIEIINRNTSFNQCAFPLNENVKVKVISGILPTFFFSVKEYLSMTKPDIIIIHNMGRLSLLMSLLPKRYNLWSFEHVSRESRPKWINWLGKILYKRFDQIITLTHGDKIEYEKLDCNVDVVFNPTPYELVDNYNVASKSIIAAGRLTHQKGFDLLISAWALIANKYPDWRLDIYGEGIDKQKLKDQIDKANMNNIHLLGSTIDMENVYKNASFFVMSSRYEGFGMVLIEAQTFALPTISFDCPYGPNEIITNNENGYLVENGNIEQLAASIESLILSESKRISMSKKAIESAKRFSKKNATTKWRCLLK; encoded by the coding sequence ATGAAAAAAATCATTTTTATTGTAAATTCTTTAAAACATCGTGCTGGTATTGAACGTGTAGTTTCTCTTTTAGCTAATGAATTAAGTCATTATTATGAAATTGAGATAATTAATCGTAATACTTCTTTTAATCAATGTGCTTTTCCATTGAATGAAAATGTAAAAGTTAAAGTGATATCAGGAATCCTACCAACATTTTTCTTTTCAGTAAAAGAATATCTTAGCATGACAAAGCCAGATATTATTATTATTCATAATATGGGAAGACTTAGTTTATTAATGTCATTGTTACCTAAAAGATATAATTTGTGGTCTTTTGAGCATGTATCAAGAGAAAGTAGACCTAAATGGATTAATTGGCTGGGGAAAATACTTTATAAACGATTTGATCAAATCATAACATTGACTCATGGAGATAAAATAGAATATGAAAAATTAGATTGTAATGTCGATGTTGTCTTTAACCCAACGCCATATGAATTAGTAGATAATTATAATGTGGCAAGTAAATCAATAATAGCTGCTGGTAGATTAACTCATCAAAAGGGGTTTGATTTATTAATTAGTGCATGGGCTTTGATTGCGAATAAATATCCTGATTGGAGATTAGATATTTATGGTGAAGGAATTGATAAGCAAAAATTAAAGGATCAAATTGATAAAGCAAATATGAATAATATTCACCTTTTAGGTTCCACCATCGATATGGAAAATGTATATAAAAATGCCTCTTTTTTTGTTATGAGCTCTAGGTATGAAGGTTTTGGAATGGTATTAATTGAAGCACAAACTTTCGCGTTACCTACTATTTCATTTGATTGTCCATATGGTCCAAATGAAATTATAACTAATAATGAAAATGGTTATTTAGTGGAAAATGGTAATATTGAACAATTGGCAGCATCCATAGAATCCTTAATTCTTTCTGAATCAAAAAGAATTAGTATGTCTAAAAAAGCAATTGAATCAGCAAAAAGATTTTCTAAAAAGAACGCCACAACAAAATGGCGATGTTTATTAAAATAG
- a CDS encoding EpsG family protein, which yields MKVKKRTLINLFNLFLISLLSLIVAFKGNTRDTGLYFGVFKNINKFSSNPIDFYKESGVEFGFGIINHIVHFFTDNFTIYSYIISFITFLFIYLSTNLLKIRFIDVLLFYLPNLFITQQLMQIRQGLASAIVINAVILLYIYQKKIKCSILLLIAISIHSMSIAYLTFFVPQIKKYVLNQKYLLIRLILWFILIFILCRIVMQFSLLQNISSRINDYSVTEFASSRSFFELANIRAMIYFILFALTAKYIKNDSYLTLLYIYSTSLALRLGFYDFYILSGRLGIAFGYSEIFLLAISLKFVTKKLFYFVALFYLIIHCYLTLNFQVPYMVQDYFSSGYLE from the coding sequence ATGAAGGTAAAAAAAAGAACATTAATTAATTTATTTAACTTATTTTTAATTAGTTTATTATCTCTCATTGTTGCCTTTAAAGGTAATACGCGTGATACAGGATTATATTTTGGTGTTTTTAAAAATATTAATAAATTTAGTTCAAACCCGATTGATTTCTATAAAGAAAGCGGTGTTGAATTTGGATTTGGTATAATCAATCATATTGTTCATTTTTTTACTGATAATTTTACAATATATTCATACATTATATCTTTCATAACTTTTTTATTCATTTATTTATCGACAAATTTATTAAAGATCCGTTTTATAGATGTCTTATTATTCTATTTACCTAATTTATTTATTACTCAACAGCTTATGCAAATTAGACAGGGTCTTGCTAGTGCAATAGTAATAAATGCTGTTATATTACTATACATATATCAGAAAAAAATTAAATGCTCAATATTATTGCTCATTGCTATAAGTATTCACTCGATGTCCATAGCATATTTAACTTTTTTTGTGCCGCAAATCAAAAAATATGTTTTAAATCAAAAATATCTTTTGATTAGGTTAATATTATGGTTTATCTTAATTTTTATTTTATGTCGAATAGTGATGCAGTTTTCATTATTACAAAATATTAGCTCAAGAATTAATGATTATTCAGTTACTGAATTTGCTTCATCAAGAAGTTTTTTTGAATTAGCGAATATCCGAGCAATGATTTATTTTATTTTATTTGCTTTAACAGCTAAATATATTAAAAATGATTCTTATTTAACATTGCTGTACATTTATTCAACAAGTTTAGCCTTAAGATTAGGCTTTTACGATTTTTATATTCTTAGTGGAAGATTAGGTATTGCTTTTGGATATAGTGAAATTTTCTTATTGGCTATTTCATTAAAATTCGTCACTAAGAAATTATTTTATTTTGTTGCCCTTTTTTATTTGATAATTCATTGCTATCTAACATTAAATTTCCAAGTACCTTATATGGTACAAGATTATTTTAGCTCAGGTTATCTGGAATAA
- a CDS encoding oligosaccharide flippase family protein: MKSFISNVIANYRQQLINFLCLSCIQSVNLISPLVTLPFLIVKLGIHNYGLIAFAQTIMIYISTFINFGFNVTGTKEISESRHNKKLTDEIASVIYTIKFTIYLTTVILLFCIYFIFGYLIEDTTLFYLILLYAIATFYDVLFPVWYFLGKEQMLNISITNALSKLIFCILIFFFIENESNILLVPILLIGSNLFAISFPLFVLFKRERFKFLIPNKSQILSTIKDAFIYFMSDVMALIKDRTNIIIISFLSMSSVAYFDIMQKIIELVRNIFVNFNNAFFPLIVRSKRIKDIRVGVWSAFFVSIFFYLVVVSSSNILIYILSKGIINNDLITFSIAALFIVTASMSSAIGLFILIPNGLQNKFLYNLFLATVIYLSLIGILFLFNSINLRTVIIAYNVSVFLELCHRLFICYKFKLIGYLFKRGMNNNIH; this comes from the coding sequence ATGAAATCTTTTATATCTAATGTAATTGCAAATTATCGGCAACAACTGATTAATTTTTTATGCTTGAGTTGTATTCAATCCGTTAATTTAATATCCCCATTAGTTACACTTCCTTTTTTAATAGTTAAATTAGGTATACATAACTATGGTTTAATTGCCTTCGCTCAAACTATAATGATTTATATTTCTACATTTATAAATTTTGGTTTTAATGTTACTGGTACAAAAGAAATCAGTGAGTCAAGACATAATAAAAAATTAACTGATGAGATTGCTTCGGTCATTTATACTATCAAATTTACTATTTATTTAACTACTGTAATATTATTGTTCTGTATCTATTTTATTTTTGGTTACCTTATTGAAGACACAACGCTTTTTTATTTAATTTTATTATATGCCATAGCTACGTTTTATGACGTTTTATTCCCTGTTTGGTATTTTTTAGGTAAAGAGCAGATGCTAAATATCAGCATCACGAACGCTTTATCAAAACTTATTTTTTGTATCTTGATCTTCTTTTTTATTGAAAATGAATCTAATATTTTATTAGTCCCTATTTTACTTATAGGAAGTAATTTGTTTGCTATTTCTTTCCCTTTATTTGTTTTATTTAAAAGAGAACGTTTTAAGTTTTTAATTCCCAATAAGTCCCAAATCTTATCAACAATTAAAGATGCCTTTATTTATTTCATGTCGGATGTGATGGCATTAATAAAAGATCGTACTAATATTATCATTATAAGTTTTTTATCTATGTCTTCTGTAGCTTATTTTGACATTATGCAAAAAATTATTGAATTAGTTCGTAATATTTTTGTTAATTTTAATAATGCATTTTTCCCACTAATAGTAAGAAGTAAAAGAATAAAAGATATAAGAGTTGGAGTTTGGAGCGCCTTTTTTGTTAGTATCTTTTTTTATTTAGTTGTTGTTTCATCATCAAATATTCTTATCTATATCCTTTCTAAAGGGATAATTAATAATGATCTTATAACCTTTAGTATTGCGGCTTTATTTATTGTGACTGCATCAATGAGCTCTGCAATAGGACTATTCATTTTAATACCGAATGGTTTGCAAAATAAATTCCTCTATAATTTATTTTTAGCTACAGTAATATATCTATCTTTAATCGGTATTTTATTTTTATTTAATTCCATTAATTTAAGAACAGTTATAATAGCTTACAATGTTAGTGTTTTCCTTGAGTTATGCCATAGATTATTTATATGTTACAAATTTAAGCTTATAGGATATTTGTTTAAAAGAGGGATGAATAATAATATTCACTAA
- the murA gene encoding UDP-N-acetylglucosamine 1-carboxyvinyltransferase: MDKFKIIGPTQLNGEVIISGAKNAALPILFASLLATEPVKILNAPRLKDIETTLELLKRLGVKIEYNENIILDASQIDDFCAPYELVKTMRASIWALGPLVARFGQGQVSLPGGCAIGARPVDLHISGLEKLGATITLDEGYVKATVNGRLKGAHIVMEKVSVGATVTIMCAATLAEGVTVIENAACEPEIADTAKFLNILGAKISGAGSEKIIIEGVEKLGGGVHQILPDRIETGTYLVAAAISKGSIVCRKTNPTMLEAVIAKLIEAGAEIKTGEDWISLNMQDKRPKAVNIYTAPHPGFPTDMQAQFTLLNIIAEGTGIIKETIFENRFMHVPELIRMGAKAEIEGNTLITQGVEKLTGTEVMATDLRASASLVLAGCIANGTTIVDRIYHIDRGYDAIEDKLRVLGAKIDRI, encoded by the coding sequence ATGGATAAGTTTAAAATTATTGGGCCAACCCAACTAAATGGTGAAGTCATTATTTCTGGTGCTAAGAATGCAGCACTTCCTATTTTATTTGCTTCGTTATTAGCAACAGAACCCGTTAAAATTTTGAATGCTCCTAGATTAAAAGATATTGAAACGACCTTAGAATTATTAAAACGTTTAGGTGTCAAGATTGAATATAATGAAAATATTATTCTTGATGCAAGCCAAATTGATGATTTTTGTGCACCTTATGAATTAGTCAAAACGATGAGAGCTTCGATTTGGGCATTAGGACCTTTAGTCGCAAGATTTGGGCAAGGACAAGTCTCTTTACCTGGCGGATGTGCTATTGGTGCTCGTCCCGTTGACTTACATATCTCAGGATTGGAAAAATTAGGCGCCACGATAACTTTAGATGAAGGTTATGTGAAAGCAACCGTAAATGGACGACTCAAGGGGGCACACATTGTAATGGAAAAAGTAAGCGTAGGTGCTACTGTTACCATTATGTGTGCTGCAACGTTAGCAGAAGGTGTAACTGTTATAGAAAATGCAGCCTGTGAACCAGAAATTGCTGACACAGCTAAATTTTTGAATATTCTTGGTGCTAAAATATCTGGCGCCGGAAGTGAAAAAATTATCATTGAAGGTGTTGAAAAATTAGGTGGTGGAGTGCATCAAATTTTGCCTGACCGTATTGAAACAGGAACCTATTTAGTTGCGGCAGCTATTTCAAAAGGTAGTATAGTTTGTCGTAAAACAAATCCGACTATGCTAGAAGCGGTAATTGCTAAATTGATAGAAGCAGGAGCGGAGATAAAAACAGGTGAAGATTGGATAAGTTTAAATATGCAAGATAAACGACCAAAAGCTGTAAATATTTATACAGCACCACATCCAGGTTTCCCAACGGATATGCAAGCTCAATTTACTTTGTTAAACATTATTGCTGAAGGGACGGGTATCATTAAAGAAACTATTTTCGAAAATCGTTTTATGCATGTTCCAGAGTTAATTAGAATGGGAGCAAAAGCGGAAATTGAAGGTAATACACTAATTACACAGGGTGTGGAAAAGTTAACAGGAACTGAAGTAATGGCTACTGATTTACGCGCCTCTGCAAGCCTAGTTTTAGCAGGTTGTATTGCTAATGGCACGACAATTGTTGATCGTATTTATCATATTGATCGTGGTTATGACGCAATTGAGGATAAACTTCGGGTTTTAGGTGCGAAAATTGATAGAATATAA
- a CDS encoding YbdD/YjiX family protein: MFDNLAKAGKYLGQAAKLMIGIPDYDTYVQHMKLTHPEQVPMTYEEFFKERQEAKYSGKGGFKCC; the protein is encoded by the coding sequence ATGTTTGATAATTTAGCTAAAGCTGGGAAATATTTAGGTCAAGCAGCTAAATTGATGATAGGTATCCCTGACTATGATACTTATGTTCAACATATGAAATTAACCCATCCTGAACAAGTTCCAATGACTTATGAGGAATTCTTCAAAGAACGACAAGAAGCCAAATATAGTGGAAAAGGTGGTTTTAAATGTTGTTAA
- a CDS encoding CobW family GTP-binding protein, with protein sequence MNNYLPVTILTGFLGSGKTTLINHLLNHNQHEKIMIIENEFGPINIDSKLLKSDRNIEILEMTNGCICCSVQGELISALHHLYQRRLNGEIAFDRLIIETTGLADPAPILQAFFIDEFIRETIQLDAVVTLVDCENIINDLNEHRVIASQIGFADRVILTKTDRINDDEKIIIVKRISNINRKATILEAKHGQIAKSQWLDINAFQLNDDLHLNNGLFIFENDRSLTDKSILLKSANNLQKSYNDEICSYLFEAGELDLKKIGEFTETLIEQYGNDMLRYKGVLAIKDQSQKLIVQGVHKVVGFDYGQQWENEQDKVSKFIIIGRKLPFKELKQKFLLTAVNKS encoded by the coding sequence ATGAATAACTATCTACCTGTTACTATTTTGACCGGCTTTTTAGGTTCTGGTAAAACAACGCTTATTAACCATTTGTTAAATCATAATCAACATGAAAAGATTATGATAATTGAAAATGAATTCGGTCCAATTAATATTGACAGTAAATTACTTAAGTCTGATAGAAATATTGAAATCCTTGAGATGACGAATGGTTGTATTTGTTGTAGTGTACAAGGTGAATTGATCTCAGCTTTACATCATTTATATCAACGTCGTTTAAATGGCGAAATCGCTTTTGATCGTTTAATTATTGAAACAACAGGGTTAGCTGATCCGGCTCCTATTTTACAGGCCTTTTTTATAGATGAATTTATACGCGAAACTATTCAGCTTGATGCCGTTGTGACTTTAGTAGATTGTGAAAATATAATAAATGATCTTAATGAACATCGTGTTATTGCTTCACAAATTGGTTTTGCCGATAGAGTCATTTTGACTAAGACTGATCGCATTAACGATGATGAAAAAATAATTATTGTTAAGCGTATTAGTAATATCAATCGTAAAGCAACAATCCTAGAAGCAAAACATGGGCAAATAGCCAAATCACAATGGTTAGATATCAATGCTTTTCAACTAAATGATGACCTACATTTAAACAATGGATTATTTATTTTTGAAAATGATAGATCATTGACAGATAAATCAATACTTTTAAAATCAGCAAATAATTTACAGAAATCATATAATGATGAAATCTGTAGTTATCTATTTGAAGCTGGTGAACTAGACCTGAAAAAAATTGGCGAATTCACAGAAACATTAATTGAGCAATATGGTAATGATATGCTGCGCTATAAAGGAGTGTTAGCTATTAAAGATCAATCACAGAAGTTAATCGTACAAGGTGTTCATAAAGTAGTGGGCTTTGATTACGGTCAGCAATGGGAAAATGAACAAGATAAAGTATCTAAATTTATTATAATTGGTCGTAAATTACCTTTTAAAGAGTTAAAGCAAAAGTTTTTACTAACCGCCGTTAATAAAAGTTAG
- the ibaG gene encoding BolA family iron metabolism protein IbaG translates to MDTKEIENKLLQELNLDEVFALTDDGSHFQVIAVGEMFAELSRVKKQQAVYRPLSEYIADNRIHALSIKTYTPTEWQRERKLIGL, encoded by the coding sequence ATGGATACAAAAGAAATTGAAAATAAATTATTGCAAGAACTTAATTTAGATGAGGTTTTTGCTTTGACTGATGATGGTAGTCACTTTCAAGTGATTGCGGTAGGTGAGATGTTTGCTGAGTTAAGCCGAGTTAAAAAACAACAGGCTGTGTACCGTCCATTATCGGAGTATATTGCGGATAATCGCATTCATGCTCTTTCTATAAAGACCTATACACCTACTGAGTGGCAACGCGAACGAAAACTTATTGGTCTTTAA
- a CDS encoding STAS domain-containing protein, protein MQVITVQKRDNVLHLSGVLDCDTLNELWHNRTELLKDIKGIDVSALIRVDSAGLALLTYFCIKQNVKLLEINQQLKTLIILYDLDTLLV, encoded by the coding sequence ATGCAAGTAATTACAGTACAGAAACGAGATAATGTATTACATCTTAGTGGCGTATTGGATTGCGATACACTTAATGAACTTTGGCATAACAGGACTGAGCTTTTAAAGGATATTAAAGGTATTGATGTGTCAGCGTTAATTCGGGTTGATTCTGCGGGATTGGCGTTATTAACTTATTTCTGTATTAAGCAAAATGTGAAGCTGCTTGAGATTAATCAGCAGCTCAAAACATTAATTATTCTATATGATCTTGATACATTATTGGTTTAA
- the mlaC gene encoding phospholipid-binding protein MlaC, protein MLKKFIVIVTLIFAPIVMASEKNFEDPYQKTKIAAEKIFNAINQQSAQIKSNPEILRDVVKSDLLPYVHVKYAAALSLGDNYKNINKDERDAYFSAFERYLIQAFAQALSMYNGQSYQVESDKDVTGKNIVSVRVLLINPDKSQQPIRLDFQWRKNTATGEWQAYDMVAEGVSMITTKQSEWSTIVRQQGIKSLIAQLQSQASQKIDPNAIPNKTTASK, encoded by the coding sequence ATGTTAAAGAAGTTCATAGTTATTGTTACATTAATATTTGCTCCAATTGTTATGGCTAGCGAAAAAAATTTTGAAGACCCATATCAAAAAACCAAAATAGCGGCTGAGAAAATTTTTAACGCAATTAATCAGCAAAGTGCTCAAATTAAAAGTAACCCTGAAATTTTGAGAGACGTTGTTAAAAGTGACTTATTACCTTATGTTCATGTTAAATATGCAGCTGCATTGTCATTAGGGGATAATTATAAAAATATTAATAAAGATGAGCGTGATGCGTATTTTTCTGCTTTTGAACGTTATCTAATACAAGCATTTGCTCAAGCACTATCTATGTACAATGGACAATCTTATCAAGTAGAATCAGACAAAGATGTCACTGGAAAAAATATCGTTTCAGTACGAGTTCTATTAATCAACCCAGATAAATCTCAACAACCAATAAGATTAGATTTCCAATGGCGTAAGAATACTGCTACCGGTGAATGGCAGGCTTATGATATGGTAGCTGAAGGGGTAAGTATGATTACAACTAAGCAAAGTGAGTGGTCAACAATTGTTAGGCAACAGGGTATTAAATCTTTGATTGCTCAATTACAATCACAAGCAAGTCAAAAAATTGATCCGAATGCTATTCCAAATAAAACTACAGCATCAAAATAA
- the mlaD gene encoding outer membrane lipid asymmetry maintenance protein MlaD has translation MSRKIEIMVGLFMVIVVCSILFLCFRVTDVTSYNQNSTYRVYAVFDNVGGLKARSPIKIGGVVIGRIANITLKDYKPYVTMDIDANYDHIPSNSSLSIKTSGLLGEQFIAVSLGIKKSSEQELDIEDAQDRGVSVDPTVDFEEKIPDYFQEGFVIHNTSPAMVIEDLIGQFLYSVGPSKNNQSKTEPSNH, from the coding sequence ATGAGTCGTAAAATCGAAATCATGGTTGGGTTATTTATGGTTATAGTAGTTTGTTCAATACTCTTTTTATGTTTCAGAGTGACTGACGTAACGTCTTATAATCAAAACTCAACCTATCGTGTCTATGCTGTATTTGATAATGTTGGGGGCTTAAAAGCACGTTCACCGATTAAAATAGGCGGAGTAGTGATTGGAAGAATAGCCAATATCACGCTTAAAGATTATAAGCCTTATGTTACTATGGATATTGATGCAAACTATGATCATATTCCAAGTAATAGTAGCTTATCAATTAAAACCTCTGGGTTACTTGGCGAACAATTTATAGCTGTCAGTTTAGGAATAAAAAAGAGTTCCGAACAAGAACTTGATATTGAAGATGCACAGGATCGTGGGGTATCAGTTGATCCGACTGTAGATTTTGAAGAAAAGATTCCAGATTATTTTCAAGAAGGTTTCGTTATACATAATACAAGTCCTGCTATGGTTATTGAAGATTTGATAGGTCAGTTTTTATATAGCGTTGGTCCTTCGAAGAATAATCAATCTAAAACAGAACCGAGTAACCATTAA
- the mlaE gene encoding lipid asymmetry maintenance ABC transporter permease subunit MlaE codes for MLNILSKIGQWGIDFVAMFGRAGLMLFGALIGKPEFKKQFPLLIKQFYFVGVQSLTIIIVSGLFIGMVLALQGYFILTTFSAEASLGMLVALALLRELGPVVAGLLFAGRAGSALTAEIGLMKATEQLSSMEMMAIDPLRRIIAPRFWAGFFCLPFLTAIFITVGILGGALVGVEWKGIDSGFFWSSIQSNVNWWHDTLNCFIKSFAFSIAASWIALFNGYNCIPTSEGISKATTSTVVYSSLVILGLDFILTSLMFS; via the coding sequence ATGTTAAATATTCTTTCTAAGATCGGGCAATGGGGAATTGATTTTGTGGCTATGTTTGGTCGAGCGGGGTTAATGTTATTTGGCGCATTAATTGGTAAGCCTGAGTTCAAGAAACAATTCCCTCTTTTAATTAAACAGTTTTATTTCGTTGGCGTACAATCTTTAACAATTATTATTGTTTCTGGATTATTCATTGGTATGGTACTAGCTTTACAAGGTTACTTTATTTTAACGACTTTTAGTGCCGAAGCCAGTTTAGGAATGTTAGTTGCTTTAGCTTTATTACGTGAATTAGGACCTGTTGTCGCAGGATTACTTTTTGCGGGAAGAGCTGGTTCCGCGCTAACAGCAGAAATTGGATTAATGAAGGCTACAGAACAATTATCTAGCATGGAAATGATGGCGATTGATCCATTAAGACGAATTATAGCACCACGCTTTTGGGCTGGTTTCTTTTGTTTGCCTTTTCTGACAGCAATATTCATCACGGTTGGTATCTTAGGCGGTGCGTTAGTTGGTGTGGAATGGAAGGGGATTGATTCCGGTTTCTTTTGGTCATCAATTCAAAGTAATGTTAATTGGTGGCATGATACATTAAACTGCTTTATTAAAAGTTTTGCTTTTTCTATCGCTGCTAGTTGGATTGCGCTATTTAATGGCTATAATTGTATTCCAACATCTGAAGGTATAAGTAAAGCAACAACTAGTACCGTTGTATATTCATCACTTGTTATTCTTGGGTTAGATTTTATTCTAACTTCATTAATGTTTAGTTAA
- the mlaF gene encoding phospholipid ABC transporter ATP-binding protein MlaF, whose product MTELKNNSIKPDNLVEIHDMSFYRGARPIYKNMNLTVPKGKVTAIMGPSGIGKTTLLKLIGGQLKPQSGTILFDGENIPSLSRSKLYQVRKRMSMLFQSGALFTDLTVFENVAYPIREHLDLSEPILRNLVLMKLQSVGLRGAAELMPSELSGGMARRAALARAIALDPDLIMFDEPFAGQDPISMGVIVKLIAEINQSLGLTCIVVTHDVNEVLTIADYVYIIAEKHIIAGGTAEEIRQNNDPRVKQFLDGLADGPVPFHYPAEDYKTDLSRGMK is encoded by the coding sequence ATGACAGAACTAAAAAACAACTCAATAAAACCAGATAATTTGGTAGAAATTCATGATATGTCATTTTATCGTGGTGCTAGACCAATTTATAAAAATATGAATTTAACCGTACCAAAAGGAAAAGTAACTGCTATTATGGGGCCTTCAGGTATAGGTAAAACAACATTATTAAAATTGATTGGTGGCCAGCTAAAACCACAATCAGGAACAATATTATTTGATGGTGAAAATATTCCCTCATTATCGCGTTCAAAACTCTATCAAGTTCGAAAGCGTATGAGTATGCTATTTCAGTCAGGTGCATTATTTACCGATTTGACAGTATTTGAAAATGTCGCTTATCCAATTCGAGAACATCTTGATCTTTCTGAACCGATATTACGTAATTTAGTGTTAATGAAGCTTCAATCTGTAGGTTTACGTGGTGCTGCCGAGTTAATGCCTTCGGAATTATCAGGAGGAATGGCTAGAAGAGCTGCATTAGCACGTGCAATAGCACTAGATCCTGATTTAATCATGTTTGATGAGCCTTTTGCCGGACAAGATCCTATATCCATGGGAGTGATCGTCAAATTAATTGCTGAAATTAATCAATCATTAGGATTGACATGTATTGTAGTGACTCATGATGTAAATGAAGTACTAACTATTGCTGATTACGTTTATATTATTGCTGAAAAACATATTATTGCTGGTGGAACAGCAGAAGAAATTCGACAAAATAATGATCCACGCGTTAAACAGTTTTTAGATGGATTAGCTGATGGACCTGTACCATTCCATTATCCAGCAGAAGATTATAAAACCGATTTAAGTAGAGGTATGAAATAA